The Lysobacter gummosus genome includes a region encoding these proteins:
- the lexA gene encoding transcriptional repressor LexA has translation MSLTDLRRALLIYLHERIAADGLPPSQQEIAAHLGFRQNRSAGYHLQALQAQGLIELLPGRARGIRLLQAGLLQIGLPQDESAAATEPNRHPAFTAPAANDDSRLSLPILGRVAAGSPIGADPDADTHVLIDRLLFSPRPDYLLRVKGDSMREDGIFDGDLVAVHRTGDARSGQVVVARIGDEITIKRLRIDADGIALLPRNPDYEPIRVAADADFAIEGIYCGLVRSA, from the coding sequence ATGAGCCTGACCGACCTCCGCCGCGCCCTGCTGATCTACCTGCACGAGCGCATCGCCGCCGATGGCCTGCCGCCGTCGCAGCAGGAGATCGCCGCGCACCTGGGTTTTCGCCAGAACCGTTCCGCCGGTTATCACCTGCAGGCCTTGCAGGCGCAGGGCCTGATCGAGCTGTTGCCGGGGCGCGCGCGCGGGATTCGCCTGCTTCAGGCGGGTCTGCTGCAGATCGGGCTGCCGCAGGACGAATCGGCCGCCGCCACCGAACCGAACCGGCATCCGGCCTTCACCGCCCCCGCCGCCAACGACGACAGCCGCCTGTCCCTGCCGATCCTCGGCCGGGTCGCCGCGGGTTCGCCGATCGGCGCCGATCCCGACGCCGACACCCATGTGCTGATCGACCGCCTGCTGTTCTCGCCGCGCCCGGACTACCTGCTGCGGGTCAAAGGCGACTCGATGCGCGAGGACGGCATCTTCGACGGCGATCTGGTCGCCGTGCACCGCACCGGCGACGCGCGCAGCGGCCAGGTCGTGGTCGCGCGCATCGGCGATGAAATCACCATCAAGCGCCTGCGCATCGACGCCGACGGCATCGCCCTGCTGCCGCGCAATCCCGATTACGAACCGATCCGCGTCGCGGCCGATGCCGACTTCGCCATCGAAGGCATCTACTGCGGTCTGGTGCGCAGCGCCTGA
- a CDS encoding GbsR/MarR family transcriptional regulator yields the protein MALSPLQERFILHWGEMGSRWGVNRTVAQIHALLFLSERAITADEICETLNLARSNVSTSLKELQGWNLARVSHVLGDRRDHFETYKDVWDIFRAVVQERRRREIEPTLSMLRTAVLDSDNAAVAPDQNDPRDRRTLERMREVLEFMETGTSWIDEMNRLDPKTLIKLLKMGARIQQFVRGPVKPLPQPQPGESGGVLFEDDDTQADTDAEIQGETRSQPGERAS from the coding sequence ATGGCGCTCAGCCCGCTCCAAGAACGTTTCATCCTGCACTGGGGCGAGATGGGCAGTCGTTGGGGCGTCAACCGCACCGTCGCCCAGATCCACGCCCTGCTGTTCCTGAGCGAGCGCGCGATCACCGCCGACGAGATCTGCGAAACCCTCAATCTGGCGCGTTCCAACGTCAGCACCAGCCTCAAGGAATTGCAGGGCTGGAACCTGGCCCGGGTCAGCCACGTGCTGGGCGACCGCCGCGACCACTTCGAAACCTATAAGGACGTGTGGGATATCTTCCGCGCCGTGGTCCAGGAGCGCCGCCGGCGCGAGATCGAACCGACCCTGAGCATGCTGCGCACCGCCGTGCTCGACAGCGACAACGCCGCGGTGGCGCCGGACCAGAACGACCCGCGCGACCGCCGTACCCTGGAACGCATGCGCGAAGTGCTGGAGTTCATGGAGACCGGCACCAGCTGGATCGACGAAATGAACCGCCTCGATCCCAAGACCCTGATCAAGCTGCTGAAGATGGGCGCGCGCATCCAGCAATTCGTGCGCGGCCCGGTCAAACCGCTGCCGCAGCCGCAGCCCGGCGAGAGCGGCGGGGTGTTGTTCGAGGACGACGACACCCAAGCCGACACCGACGCCGAAATCCAGGGCGAAACCCGATCCCAGCCCGGCGAGCGCGCGTCCTGA
- a CDS encoding thiol-disulfide oxidoreductase DCC family protein has protein sequence MSSDSIPGQLANAQVIALYDRACPLCRAEMHRLKAGDRHDRLRLVDIADPQFDAAQWGFELEALRNSLHVRAADGEWRIGVPGIAEAYRAVGLGWLTWPLRVLGAGRLAARAYRWIAPNRHRVSRWLGYREAGQDAAPHCDDGHCPTHY, from the coding sequence ATGAGCAGCGATTCCATCCCGGGCCAACTCGCAAACGCGCAAGTCATCGCCCTGTACGACCGCGCCTGCCCGCTGTGCCGCGCCGAAATGCACCGGCTCAAGGCCGGCGACCGCCACGACCGTCTGCGCCTGGTCGATATCGCCGACCCGCAGTTCGACGCCGCGCAATGGGGCTTCGAACTCGAAGCGCTGCGCAATTCGCTGCACGTGCGCGCCGCCGACGGCGAATGGCGCATCGGCGTGCCCGGCATCGCCGAGGCGTATCGCGCGGTCGGCCTGGGCTGGCTGACCTGGCCGTTGCGCGTGCTCGGCGCCGGCCGCCTGGCCGCGCGCGCGTATCGCTGGATCGCGCCGAACCGGCATCGCGTATCGCGCTGGCTGGGGTATCGCGAAGCCGGCCAGGACGCCGCGCCGCATTGCGACGACGGCCATTGCCCCACGCACTACTGA
- a CDS encoding TIGR01777 family oxidoreductase yields the protein MERLFIALLLLQVALGAIDTIAHHELMEKLANRRSAALELKLHSTRGFVYGLLFLVFAWIKPQGAWLAAVWALVLIEVGITLWDFVVEDATRLLPSTERVLHTILAVNGGAMFAVYALATRADWSAPSALLANSHGWASWALTAAAIGIAVSALRDGLAARANAAEPAPCALLAEHPQTGFLLSGGTGFIGTALVEGLLAGGHRVTVLSRDPRRAALRFGGRARCIADTAELRDDEAIDVVINLAGAPVVGPRWSPARKRALLASRIDTTDGLRAWCERSQRKPALWLQASAVGVYGAHALSAPELRDPPPVRGDFPSELCVAWERAAAKVSAQGVRVATMRLGLVLHRSGGLLPMLSLAASLGGAARLGDGRQWFAWVHLDDVLGFVEQAVEHVGIRGPYNLVAPGGCTQAEFTRALARSLHRPAFMRMPAAPLRLALGEMATMLLDGPVVAPQRLLDQRFRFLHPGLDSALSAAHAGSDINPRSFYSGEGHPKDQHGTVASH from the coding sequence ATGGAACGCTTGTTCATCGCTTTACTGCTGCTGCAGGTCGCGCTGGGCGCGATCGACACCATCGCCCATCACGAACTGATGGAAAAGCTCGCCAACCGCCGCAGCGCCGCGCTGGAGTTGAAGCTGCATTCGACGCGCGGCTTCGTGTACGGATTGCTGTTCCTGGTATTCGCCTGGATCAAGCCGCAAGGCGCGTGGCTGGCGGCGGTGTGGGCGCTGGTGTTGATCGAAGTCGGCATCACCTTGTGGGACTTCGTGGTCGAAGACGCCACCCGGCTGTTGCCGAGCACCGAGCGCGTGCTGCACACCATCCTGGCCGTCAACGGCGGCGCGATGTTCGCGGTGTACGCGCTGGCGACCCGCGCCGACTGGTCCGCGCCGAGCGCCTTGCTTGCGAATTCGCACGGGTGGGCTTCGTGGGCGCTGACCGCCGCGGCGATCGGCATCGCCGTGTCGGCGCTGCGCGACGGATTGGCCGCGCGCGCCAACGCCGCCGAGCCGGCGCCGTGCGCTTTGCTGGCCGAGCATCCGCAGACCGGATTCCTGCTCAGCGGCGGCACCGGTTTCATCGGCACCGCGCTGGTCGAAGGGTTGCTGGCCGGCGGACATCGCGTCACCGTGCTCAGCCGCGATCCGCGCCGCGCCGCGCTGCGTTTCGGCGGCCGCGCGCGCTGTATCGCCGACACCGCCGAGTTGCGCGACGACGAAGCCATCGACGTGGTGATCAATCTCGCCGGTGCGCCGGTGGTCGGCCCGCGTTGGTCGCCGGCACGCAAGCGCGCGCTGCTCGCCAGCCGCATCGACACCACCGATGGCTTGCGTGCGTGGTGCGAGCGCTCGCAACGCAAGCCGGCGCTGTGGCTGCAGGCCAGCGCGGTCGGCGTGTACGGCGCGCATGCGCTGAGCGCGCCGGAACTGCGCGATCCGCCGCCGGTGCGCGGCGATTTCCCCAGCGAACTGTGCGTGGCCTGGGAGCGCGCCGCGGCCAAGGTGTCCGCGCAGGGCGTGCGCGTGGCGACGATGCGGCTGGGGCTGGTCCTGCATCGCAGCGGCGGCCTGCTGCCGATGCTGTCGCTGGCCGCTTCGCTCGGCGGGGCCGCGCGGCTCGGCGACGGCCGGCAGTGGTTTGCCTGGGTGCATCTGGACGATGTGCTGGGTTTCGTCGAGCAAGCGGTGGAACACGTCGGCATCCGCGGCCCTTACAACCTGGTCGCGCCCGGTGGTTGCACCCAGGCCGAGTTCACCCGCGCGCTGGCGCGATCGCTGCATCGCCCCGCCTTCATGCGCATGCCGGCCGCGCCGCTGCGCTTGGCGCTGGGCGAGATGGCGACGATGCTGCTCGACGGTCCCGTGGTCGCGCCGCAGCGCTTGCTCGATCAACGCTTTCGTTTCCTCCATCCCGGCCTGGACAGCGCGCTGAGCGCCGCGCACGCCGGTTCGGACATCAATCCGCGTTCTTTCTATTCGGGTGAAGGACACCCAAAGGACCAACATGGAACTGTTGCATCCCATTGA
- a CDS encoding DUF4166 domain-containing protein, which yields MELLHPIDLPRDNSEGVSSAGGLAGSGDKPRCEPAAHDLAALLRAALGARWSLLHPHIQARFELLPGEAQAEYVGNMHQVRCTWLGGVFARLIRHARILPHQNADEVPFRFDVRPMTRGLGWVKTRTYHFVDEVFSFRSRMILGDNGELLEHFGGGLGMRVRLEVLPNRLVFVDDGYFLHWRGLRLPLPKPLWPGRFVLVHRDLDAEHFEVSIDVEHPWFGPLFHQDGSFERMRVQEV from the coding sequence ATGGAACTGTTGCATCCCATTGACCTGCCTCGCGATAACAGCGAAGGCGTCAGCAGCGCCGGCGGACTTGCCGGTTCCGGCGACAAACCGCGTTGTGAGCCCGCCGCGCACGATCTGGCCGCGCTGTTGCGCGCGGCGCTCGGCGCGCGCTGGTCGCTGTTGCATCCGCATATCCAGGCACGTTTCGAACTTTTGCCCGGTGAAGCTCAGGCCGAGTACGTCGGCAACATGCATCAGGTTCGCTGCACCTGGCTGGGCGGCGTGTTCGCGCGGCTGATCCGGCATGCGCGGATCCTGCCGCATCAGAACGCCGACGAAGTGCCGTTCCGTTTCGACGTGCGGCCGATGACGCGCGGGCTGGGCTGGGTCAAGACCCGCACTTATCACTTCGTCGATGAAGTCTTCAGTTTCCGCTCGCGCATGATCCTGGGCGACAACGGCGAACTGCTGGAGCATTTCGGCGGCGGCCTGGGCATGCGCGTACGCCTGGAGGTGTTGCCGAACCGGCTGGTGTTCGTGGACGACGGCTATTTCCTGCACTGGCGCGGCTTGCGCCTGCCGCTGCCCAAGCCGTTATGGCCGGGCCGTTTCGTGCTGGTGCATCGCGATCTGGATGCGGAGCATTTCGAAGTCAGCATCGACGTAGAGCATCCGTGGTTCGGGCCGTTGTTTCACCAGGACGGCAGTTTCGAAAGGATGCGGGTGCAGGAGGTTTGA
- a CDS encoding RES family NAD+ phosphorylase: MKLWRIAGETRAYRADDLSGAGAAKFPGRWNDDGQRVLYTATSLALAALETAAYVDSHGLPLNRHVVSIEVPAAVWKARIQMTPQDLPGGWDAVPAGVASVRIGSQWLNSGASAILLVPSVIVPEEYNALINPEHRDAKKLRATTGRKFQYNVVFRAP, translated from the coding sequence ATGAAACTTTGGCGTATCGCCGGCGAAACCCGCGCTTATCGCGCCGACGATCTGAGCGGCGCGGGCGCGGCCAAATTTCCCGGCCGTTGGAACGACGACGGTCAGCGCGTGCTGTACACCGCCACCTCGCTGGCGTTGGCAGCGCTTGAGACCGCGGCGTATGTGGATTCGCACGGCCTTCCGTTGAACCGGCACGTGGTGTCGATCGAGGTGCCGGCGGCGGTGTGGAAGGCGCGCATCCAGATGACGCCGCAGGACCTGCCGGGCGGTTGGGACGCGGTCCCGGCCGGCGTGGCCAGCGTGCGGATCGGCTCGCAGTGGTTGAACAGCGGCGCGTCGGCGATCTTGCTGGTGCCGTCGGTGATCGTGCCGGAGGAGTACAACGCGTTGATCAATCCGGAGCATCGCGACGCGAAGAAGCTGCGGGCGACTACGGGGCGGAAGTTTCAGTACAACGTGGTGTTTCGGGCGCCTTGA
- a CDS encoding antitoxin Xre/MbcA/ParS toxin-binding domain-containing protein, protein MSKAAKTPPPAKAGTKPTAKSAGRGKPALRESRLDAQEHAYPKLARNKHGASVKEPSPLQAYNSAPATLNGYVAYLRSASPLQRVEAEREGVPAQVVKHMATSMDLSAVRMFNILGIAKATAESKAAQHARITGASGQAALGVMHLLGIAEAMLKDSTAPDARDFDWAKWLGSWIEQPQAALGGQKPADLLDTPTGLSVVARLLGSLESGAYQ, encoded by the coding sequence ATGAGCAAAGCCGCCAAGACGCCTCCGCCGGCCAAGGCCGGGACCAAGCCGACCGCGAAATCCGCCGGCCGCGGCAAGCCCGCGCTGCGCGAAAGCCGGCTCGATGCGCAGGAACACGCCTACCCCAAGCTGGCGCGCAACAAGCACGGCGCATCGGTCAAGGAGCCCTCGCCCTTGCAGGCCTACAACAGCGCCCCGGCCACGCTCAACGGCTACGTCGCCTACCTGCGCAGCGCCAGCCCGTTGCAACGCGTGGAGGCCGAGCGCGAAGGCGTGCCCGCGCAGGTGGTCAAGCACATGGCGACCAGCATGGACCTGTCGGCGGTGAGGATGTTCAACATCCTGGGCATCGCCAAGGCCACCGCCGAAAGCAAGGCCGCGCAGCACGCGCGCATCACCGGCGCGAGCGGACAGGCCGCGCTGGGGGTGATGCATCTGCTCGGCATCGCCGAAGCCATGCTCAAGGACAGCACGGCGCCGGACGCGCGCGACTTCGATTGGGCCAAGTGGCTCGGCAGTTGGATCGAGCAGCCGCAAGCCGCCCTGGGCGGACAGAAGCCGGCCGACCTGCTGGACACGCCGACCGGCCTGAGCGTGGTCGCGCGCCTGCTGGGTTCGCTGGAAAGCGGTGCGTATCAGTAG
- a CDS encoding CoA-acylating methylmalonate-semialdehyde dehydrogenase produces MHRVATEVATVKLLIDGEFVESRSTQWRDVVNPATQAVLARVPMATAEEVDAAVASAARAFKTWRKTPIGARARIFLKYQQLIREHMSELAAILTSEQGKTLPDAEGDVFRGLEVVEHAAAIGNLQLGELANNVAGGVDTYTLLQPLGVCAGITPFNFPAMIPLWMFPMAIATGNTFVLKPSEQDPLVTMRLVELALQAGVPKGVLNVVHGGEDVVNAICDHADIRAVSFVGSTKVGTHVYRRASLAGKRVQCMMGAKNHAIVLPDANKEQTLNAMAGAAFGAAGQRCMAASTAVLVGEARQWIPDLVAKARTLKVNAGTEPGTDVGPVISCAARERVEGLIASGVEQGAVLELDGRNPAVPGYQQGNFVGPTIFSGVEPGMRIYQEEIFGPVLVILGVDTLDEAIALINANPNGNGTAIFTQSGAAARRFQEEIDVGQVGINVPIPVPVPLFSFTGSRASKLGDLGPYGKQVVTFYTQTKTVTARWFDDETLGHGVNTTISLK; encoded by the coding sequence ATGCATCGCGTTGCGACCGAGGTCGCGACGGTCAAGCTTTTGATCGACGGCGAATTCGTCGAATCCCGCAGCACGCAGTGGCGCGACGTCGTCAATCCGGCCACCCAGGCGGTGCTGGCGCGCGTACCGATGGCCACGGCCGAGGAAGTGGACGCGGCGGTGGCTTCGGCCGCACGCGCGTTCAAGACCTGGCGCAAGACCCCGATCGGCGCGCGTGCGCGCATCTTCCTGAAATATCAGCAGCTGATCCGCGAGCACATGAGCGAGCTCGCCGCGATCCTGACCTCCGAGCAGGGCAAGACCTTGCCCGACGCCGAAGGCGACGTGTTCCGCGGCCTGGAAGTGGTCGAACACGCCGCGGCGATCGGCAACCTGCAACTGGGCGAGTTGGCCAACAACGTCGCCGGCGGCGTCGATACCTACACCTTGCTGCAACCGCTGGGCGTGTGCGCGGGCATTACGCCGTTCAATTTCCCGGCGATGATTCCGCTGTGGATGTTCCCGATGGCCATCGCCACCGGCAACACCTTCGTGCTCAAGCCGTCCGAACAGGATCCGCTGGTGACCATGCGCCTGGTCGAGCTGGCGCTGCAGGCCGGCGTTCCCAAGGGCGTGCTCAACGTCGTCCACGGTGGCGAAGATGTGGTCAACGCGATCTGCGATCACGCCGATATCCGCGCGGTGTCGTTCGTCGGTTCGACCAAGGTCGGCACCCACGTGTATCGCCGCGCCTCGCTCGCCGGCAAGCGCGTGCAATGCATGATGGGTGCGAAGAATCACGCCATCGTGCTGCCCGACGCGAACAAGGAGCAAACCCTCAACGCCATGGCCGGCGCCGCGTTCGGCGCGGCCGGGCAGCGTTGCATGGCCGCGTCCACCGCGGTGTTGGTCGGCGAAGCGCGGCAGTGGATTCCGGATCTGGTCGCCAAGGCGCGCACGCTCAAGGTCAACGCCGGCACCGAGCCGGGCACCGACGTGGGTCCGGTGATTTCCTGCGCCGCGCGCGAACGCGTCGAAGGCCTGATTGCCTCGGGCGTGGAGCAGGGCGCGGTGCTCGAACTCGACGGCCGCAATCCCGCGGTGCCGGGGTATCAGCAAGGCAATTTCGTCGGCCCGACGATCTTCTCCGGCGTCGAACCGGGCATGCGCATCTATCAGGAAGAAATTTTCGGACCGGTGCTGGTGATCCTCGGCGTGGACACGCTGGATGAGGCGATCGCGCTGATCAACGCCAATCCCAACGGCAACGGCACCGCGATCTTCACCCAGTCCGGCGCTGCCGCGCGCAGGTTCCAGGAAGAGATCGACGTCGGCCAGGTCGGCATCAACGTGCCGATTCCGGTGCCGGTGCCGCTGTTCTCGTTCACCGGCTCGCGCGCCTCCAAGCTCGGCGACCTGGGCCCGTACGGCAAGCAGGTGGTGACCTTCTATACCCAGACCAAGACCGTCACCGCGCGCTGGTTCGACGACGAGACCCTGGGTCACGGCGTCAACACCACGATCAGTCTCAAGTGA
- a CDS encoding acyl-CoA dehydrogenase family protein: MDWQAASVVPTGLSEEQAAYRDAARDFAQARLAPHAAQWDAQGIFPREAIAQAGELGFCGLYVDEAAGGSGLSRLDAAIVFEELAAVDPSTAAFISIHNMATWMLTAHASDVVREQWGPALASGRSLASYCLTEPGAGSDAASLKTRAVRDGEDYVLNGAKAFISGAGATDMLVVMARTGGDGARGISAFAVAADSAGIAYGRKEEKMGWNSQPTRGISFENVRVPARNLLGREGDGFKIAMKGLDGGRINIASCSLGAAQGALDAARRYMGERRQFGKKLAEFQALQFKLADMATQLIASRQMVHTAARKIDAGSSDATVWCAMAKRFATDAGFAVCNDALQIHGGYGYIREYPIERLLRDCRVHQILEGTNEIMRVIIARHLLNSDEELR; encoded by the coding sequence ATGGACTGGCAGGCCGCGTCGGTGGTGCCGACCGGCCTGAGCGAAGAACAGGCTGCGTACCGCGATGCGGCGCGCGACTTCGCCCAGGCTCGGTTGGCGCCGCATGCGGCGCAATGGGACGCGCAAGGCATCTTTCCGCGCGAAGCCATCGCCCAGGCCGGCGAGCTCGGCTTTTGCGGGCTGTACGTGGACGAAGCCGCCGGCGGCTCGGGCTTGAGCCGGCTGGACGCGGCGATCGTGTTCGAGGAACTGGCCGCGGTCGATCCGTCCACCGCGGCGTTCATCAGCATCCACAACATGGCGACCTGGATGCTGACCGCGCATGCCAGCGACGTGGTGCGCGAGCAGTGGGGCCCGGCTCTGGCCAGCGGACGCAGTCTGGCCTCGTATTGCCTGACCGAACCGGGCGCGGGATCGGATGCGGCCTCGCTGAAAACCCGCGCCGTGCGCGACGGCGAGGACTACGTGCTCAACGGCGCGAAGGCTTTCATCTCCGGCGCCGGCGCCACCGACATGCTGGTGGTGATGGCGCGCACCGGCGGCGATGGCGCGCGCGGCATCAGCGCGTTCGCGGTCGCCGCCGACAGCGCCGGCATCGCCTACGGCCGCAAGGAAGAAAAGATGGGCTGGAACAGCCAGCCCACGCGCGGCATCAGCTTCGAGAACGTGCGCGTGCCGGCGCGCAATCTGCTCGGACGCGAAGGCGACGGCTTCAAGATCGCGATGAAGGGGCTCGACGGCGGCCGCATCAACATCGCCAGTTGCTCGCTCGGCGCGGCCCAGGGCGCCTTGGACGCGGCCCGCCGCTACATGGGCGAACGCCGCCAGTTCGGGAAGAAACTCGCCGAGTTTCAGGCCCTGCAGTTCAAGCTCGCCGACATGGCCACGCAACTGATCGCCTCGCGGCAGATGGTGCATACCGCCGCGCGCAAGATCGACGCCGGCAGCAGCGATGCCACCGTGTGGTGCGCGATGGCCAAGCGCTTCGCGACCGATGCCGGCTTCGCCGTGTGCAACGACGCGCTGCAGATCCACGGCGGCTACGGCTACATCCGCGAATACCCGATCGAGCGCCTGCTGCGCGATTGCCGCGTGCACCAGATCCTGGAAGGCACCAACGAAATCATGCGCGTGATCATCGCGCGCCATCTGCTCAACAGCGACGAGGAATTGCGATGA
- a CDS encoding enoyl-CoA hydratase, with protein MSLADTVYTGLKLEIDGHTAVVTLSNPPANTWTRDSLAALRDLVRDLDRERDIYALVITGEGEKFFSAGADLKQFASGDKALARDAARRFGEAFEALSAFRGVSIAAINGYAMGGGLECALACDLRIVEEQAQLALPEATVGLLPCAGGTQNLPRLVGEGWAKRMMLLGERVDAATALRIGLVEEVVGKGEAKARALAWARQAEKQSPTSVTACKALVQATRSQSHATALVSEREAFVDLFDSADQVEGVAAFLEKRAAQWKNA; from the coding sequence ATGAGTCTTGCCGACACCGTCTACACCGGCCTGAAGCTGGAAATCGACGGCCACACCGCCGTGGTCACGCTGAGCAATCCGCCGGCCAACACCTGGACCCGCGACAGCCTCGCCGCCTTGCGCGATCTGGTCCGCGACCTGGACCGCGAGCGCGACATCTACGCCCTGGTGATCACCGGCGAAGGCGAGAAATTCTTCTCGGCCGGCGCCGATCTCAAGCAGTTCGCCAGCGGCGACAAGGCCCTGGCGCGCGACGCGGCGCGCCGCTTCGGCGAGGCCTTCGAAGCGCTGAGCGCGTTCCGCGGCGTGTCGATCGCGGCGATCAACGGCTATGCGATGGGCGGCGGGCTCGAATGCGCGCTGGCCTGCGATCTGCGCATCGTCGAGGAACAGGCGCAACTGGCGCTGCCGGAAGCGACGGTAGGCCTGCTGCCTTGCGCGGGCGGCACCCAGAACCTGCCGCGTCTGGTCGGCGAAGGCTGGGCCAAGCGGATGATGCTGCTCGGCGAGCGCGTCGATGCGGCGACCGCACTGCGCATCGGTCTGGTCGAGGAAGTCGTCGGCAAGGGCGAGGCCAAGGCGCGCGCGCTGGCCTGGGCCAGGCAGGCCGAGAAACAGAGCCCGACCAGCGTCACCGCGTGCAAGGCGCTGGTGCAGGCGACGCGTTCGCAGTCGCATGCGACCGCGCTGGTGAGCGAGCGCGAAGCGTTCGTGGATCTGTTCGACAGCGCCGATCAGGTCGAAGGCGTGGCGGCGTTCCTGGAAAAGCGCGCGGCGCAATGGAAGAACGCATGA
- a CDS encoding enoyl-CoA hydratase/isomerase family protein, with the protein MNASIQPAISETVAPSPVLFEQRAAGNGRRIGIATLNAAATLNGLSLQMAELLDEQLRLWAEDDAIALVVLQGAGEKAFCAGGDLHGLYRGMREYQAGGGGDIRNNHQASEFFRTEYRLDYRIHRYPKPLLCWAHGIVMGGGIGLMAGASHRVVSERSRLAFPEITVGLYPDVGGSWLLNRVPARAGLFLALTGAPLNASDAIYAGLADHHVPEARRAAVLTQLSDEAWSGEAEMDRQRLTALLQAHGEPAPAGPLQQHAALIERLCEGEDLASIVARIQALDGDDAWLTGAAKTLAAGAPGSARLGFELQQRAAELSLADTFRVEYLVSLQCAAHGDFAEGIRALLIDKDRTPRWNPPTLELASAGWAAPFFIAPWPHGEHPLSDLDVSTQVHA; encoded by the coding sequence ATGAACGCGTCGATCCAGCCCGCAATCAGCGAAACCGTCGCGCCGTCGCCGGTGTTGTTCGAACAGCGCGCGGCCGGCAACGGCCGGCGCATCGGCATCGCTACGCTCAACGCCGCGGCGACCTTGAACGGCCTGTCGCTGCAGATGGCCGAATTGCTCGACGAACAACTGCGGCTTTGGGCCGAGGACGACGCGATCGCCCTGGTCGTGCTGCAGGGCGCGGGCGAGAAAGCCTTCTGCGCCGGCGGCGATCTGCACGGGCTGTATCGCGGCATGCGCGAATACCAGGCCGGCGGTGGCGGCGACATTCGCAACAATCATCAGGCCAGCGAGTTCTTCCGCACCGAATACCGCCTCGACTATCGCATCCATCGCTATCCCAAGCCCTTGCTGTGCTGGGCCCACGGAATCGTGATGGGCGGCGGCATCGGCTTGATGGCCGGCGCCAGCCATCGCGTGGTCAGTGAGCGCTCGCGGCTGGCGTTTCCGGAAATCACCGTCGGCCTGTATCCGGATGTCGGCGGCAGCTGGTTGCTCAACCGCGTGCCGGCGCGCGCCGGGCTGTTCCTGGCATTGACCGGCGCGCCCTTGAACGCCAGCGATGCGATCTACGCCGGTCTCGCCGATCACCACGTGCCCGAAGCGCGGCGCGCGGCGGTGTTGACGCAGTTGAGCGATGAAGCGTGGTCGGGCGAGGCGGAGATGGATCGCCAGCGCCTGACCGCGCTGTTGCAAGCGCATGGCGAACCCGCGCCTGCCGGGCCGCTGCAACAGCACGCGGCGTTGATCGAGCGACTGTGCGAGGGCGAGGATTTGGCAAGCATCGTCGCGCGCATCCAGGCGCTGGACGGCGACGACGCCTGGCTGACCGGCGCGGCCAAAACGCTGGCCGCGGGCGCGCCCGGGTCGGCGCGGCTGGGCTTCGAGCTGCAACAGCGCGCGGCCGAACTGTCGTTGGCCGATACCTTTCGCGTGGAATACCTGGTCTCGCTGCAATGCGCCGCGCACGGCGATTTCGCCGAAGGCATCCGCGCCTTGCTGATCGACAAGGACCGCACTCCGCGCTGGAATCCGCCGACGCTGGAACTGGCCAGCGCGGGCTGGGCCGCACCGTTCTTCATCGCGCCGTGGCCGCACGGCGAACATCCGCTGTCCGATCTGGACGTTTCCACGCAGGTCCACGCATGA